In the genome of Raphanus sativus cultivar WK10039 chromosome 4, ASM80110v3, whole genome shotgun sequence, one region contains:
- the LOC108830510 gene encoding NADP-dependent alkenal double bond reductase P2-like yields the protein MDAIESMLPEPNKPNLSFDAIYKPNHNKHVFTEGNGEYREEQAILRDYIKGFPKESDLMILPVANAVELKGKAGSKAILVKNIYLSCDPYIGIRMKEPNPSSSAFMDAFVPGKEVPNLDSALKRCFPKGIDIYLENVGGKMLDAVLLNMKTHGRIAVCGMISQYHLETREGIQNLPVVIYKKIKMQGFVGVDFIDTFSKFLEFMLPCIKARKLIYVEDVVEGLDNGPSALVGLFRGLNFGKQVLKIARE from the exons ATGGATGCAATTGAGTCCATGTTACCTGAACCTAACAAGCCTAACTTAAGTTTTGATGCTATATATAAACCTAACCACAACAAGCATGTCTTCACTGAGGGAAATGGAGAGTACCGTGAGGAACAAGCAATACTTAGAGATTACATTAAGGGCTTCCCAAAAGAGTCTGATTTAATGATTTTACCGGTTGCAAACGCTGTAGAACTCAAGGGTAAGGCTGGATCCAAGGCGATTCTGGTGAAAAATATTTACTTGTCTTGTGATCCTTACATAGGGATTCGCATGAAAGAACCAAATCCATCAAGTTCAGCATTTATGGATGCTTTCGTGCCGGGCAAG GAAGTGCCTAACCTTGACTCTGCCTTAAAGAG GTGTTTTCCAAAGGGCATTGACATATACTTAGAGAACGTGGGAGGCAAAATGCTTGACGCCGTGCTACTGAACATGAAAACGCATGGAAGAATTGCTGTATGCGGGATGATCTCTCAGTACCATCTTGAAACCAGAGAAGGGATTCAAAATCTACCGGTTGTTATCTACAAAAAGATCAAGATGCAAGGGTTTGTGGGTGTTGACTTCATTGATACATTCTCTAAGTTCTTGGAGTTTATGCTTCCATGTATAAAAGCGAGGAAGTTGATATACGTTGAAGACGTTGTTGAAGGACTAGACAATGGTCCTTCTGCTCTTGTTGGACTCTTTCGTGGACTAAACTTTGGGAAACAAGTTCTTAAGATCGCTCGTGAGTGA
- the LOC108830503 gene encoding F-box/LRR-repeat protein At1g06630-like, producing MDDLISWLPEEVLGSILSLLSTKQAATTSVLAKRWRHVFRLVHNLDFNDYDHVLPPEEGGRKWNLIRESFRKFVDALQCASSIKKLSLKCHFRVENEMAHVNSWICNAVERGVLEMSLDLWTVCVVVLPRALFTSKTLVKLTLGSHIDLGNIPPGVSLPALKSLFIETIFFSYGDLCNVLLPGCPVLEELSVRHVNCEGVPFCISSRSIKKLTVYYKFETVITDMPGMSFDAPNLVSLDYSDYALEEYPQVNLESLVGARLNIKYSKLIKWPDMSGLINGISNVHTLHLTSASANVISRCVKHGLSLPLFKNLINLSFWGDHKRCWKLLPYLIKQSPKLYTLLIQGLDDYTCDGTMHLVKVKVLHLLAFGGTARELEHLMSILGGIMVDDGKMLQTDDARWRCSIQVQDRFRFLRLSRSSC from the exons ATGGATG ATTTAATCAGCTGGCTTCCTGAAGAGGTTCTAGGCAGCATCTTGTCCTTACTTTCGACAAAACAAGCCGCAACAACATCTGTACTTGCTAAAAGGTGGAGGCATGTGTTTAGATTAGTTCATAATCTTGATTTCAATGATTATGATCATGTGCTGCCACCGGAAGAGGGTGGAAGAAAATGGAATCTGATCCGGGAGAGCTTCAGGAAATTTGTGGATGCTTTGCAATGCGCTTCTAGTATCAAGAAATTATCTCTAAAATGTCATTTTCGTGTGGAAAACGAGATGGCTCACGTGAATAGCTGGATATGTAATGCCGTAGAGCGTGGTGTCTTGGAGATGAGCCTAGATTTATGGACTGTTTGTGTAGTCGTTCTGCCTCGTGCGCTCTTCACGAGCAAGACACTGGTTAAGCTGACACTGGGATCACATATCGATCTTGGCAACATTCCTCCAGGTGTGTCTCTTCCAGCGCTCAAGAGCCTCTTCATCGAAACCATCTTTTTCAGTTATGGAGATCTGTGTAATGTGCTTCTTCCTGGTTGCCCAGTACTCGAGGAGCTGTCTGTACGTCACGTGAATTGTGAAGGAGTCCCATTCTGCATTTCCAGTAGGAGCATCAAGAAACTAACAGTTTACTACAAATTTGAGACTGTGATTACAGATATGCCCGGCATGTCGTTTGACGCACCGAATCTTGTCTCCCTCGACTACTCAGATTATGCATTGGAAGAGTACCCACAAGTGAACTTGGAGTCCCTAGTCGGAGCTAGGCTGAAtattaaatattctaaattaaTCAAGTGGCCTGATATGTCTGGTCTCATTAATGGGATAAGCAACGTCCACACCCTGCATCTCACTTCTGCTTCTGCTAAT GTGATTTCTCGATGTGTTAAACACGGACTATCTCTACCATTGTTCAAGAATCTGATTAACTTATCTTTTTGGGGTGACCACAAACGATGCTGGAAACTGCTGCCTTACCTTATCAAGCAGTCTCCAAAGCTCTATACTCTACTCATCCAGGGTCTCGATGATTACACATGCGATGGTACCATGCATCTTGTCAAAGTGAAGGTGCTGCATCTTCTTGCCTTTGGAGGAACGGCTAGAGAGTTGGAACATTTGATGAGTATTCTTGGGGGCATTATGGTTGATGATGGTAAAATGTTGCAAACGGATGACGCTCGTTGGAGATGCAGCATCCAAGTGCAAGACCGATTTCGTTTCTTACGTCTATCCAGGTCCTCTTGTTAA
- the LOC108830501 gene encoding F-box/LRR-repeat protein At1g06630: MTGNTCEKEGTIKEEAGLRDLISWLPEEVLGSILSLLPTKQAASTSVLAKKWRHVFKLVHNLDFDDYDVRQPEEEEEEEEGGRKWDLIRESFRKFVDAFQCASPIKKFSLKCHFREKSEMAHVNGWICNALARGVLEMSLDLWTGFEVFLPCALLTSKTLVKLTLGSQLCLGNIPPGVSLPALKSLFIDSIFFTYGDLCNVLLPGCPVLEELSVLHVDFVGVPFFISSRSIKKLSVSYKLESEITTMPGMSFHAPNLVSLNYSDYALEEYPQVDLESLVQAWLNIHYSKLIKRPDMSGLINGISNVHTLHLTPASTNVISRCVKHGLSLPMFKNLINLIFWGDNKRCWKLLPCLIKQSPNLCTLLIHGLDEYTCDGTMHLVKVKGLHLLAFGGTARELEHLMSILGGVMVDDGHILQTHDSRWSCIIQLQDRFRFLRLSKSSC, from the exons ATGACTGGTAACACATGCGAGAAAGAAG GTACTATTAAAGAAGAGGCTGGCTTGAGAGATTTAATCAGCTGGCTTCCTGAAGAGGTTCTAGGCAGCATATTGTCCTTACTTCCGACAAAACAGGCCGCATCAACATCTGTACTTGCTAAAAAGTGGAGGCATGTGTTTAAATTAGTTCATAATCTTGATTTCGATGATTATGATGTGCGGCAaccggaagaggaagaggaagaggaagagggtgGAAGAAAGTGGGATTTGATCCGGGAGAGCTTCAGGAAATTTGTGGATGCTTTCCAATGCGCTTCTCCTATCAAGAAATTCTCTCTAAAATGTCACTTTCGCGAGAAAAGCGAAATGGCTCATGTGAATGGCTGGATATGTAATGCCTTAGCGCGTGGCGTTTTGGAGATGAGCCTAGATTTATGGACtggttttgaagtttttcttcCTTGTGCTCTCCTCACGAGCAAGACGCTTGTTAAGCTGACACTGGGATCACAACTTTGCCTTGGGAACATTCCTCCAGGTGTGTCTCTTCCAGCGCTCAAGAGTCTCTTCATCGACTCCATCTTTTTCACTTACGGAGATCTGTGCAATGTGCTTCTTCCTGGTTGCCCAGTACTCGAGGAGCTGTCTGTACTTCACGTGGATTTTGTTGGAGTCCCATTCTTCATATCCAGTAGGAGCATCAAGAAACTATCAGTTAGCTACAAGCTTGAGTCTGAAATTACAACTATGCCCGGCATGTCATTTCACGCACCGAATCTTGTCTCCCTCAACTACTCGGATTATGCATTGGAAGAGTACCCACAAGTGGACTTAGAGTCCCTAGTTCAAGCTTGGCTGAATATTCATTATTCTAAATTAATCAAGAGGCCTGATATGTCTGGTCTCATTAATGGGATAAGCAACGTCCACACCCTGCATCTTACTCCTGCTTCTACTAAT GTGATTTCTCGATGTGTTAAACACGGACTATCTCTACCGATGTTCAAGAATCTGATTAACTTAATTTTTTGGGGTGACAACAAACGATGCTGGAAACTGCTGCCTTGCCTTATCAAGCAGTCTCCAAATCTCTGTACTCTACTCATCCACGGTCTGGATGAGTACACTTGCGATGGTACCATGCATCTCGTCAAAGTGAAGGGGTTGCATCTTCTTGCCTTTGGAGGAACTGCTAGAGAGTTGGAACATTTGATGAGTATTCTTGGGGGCGTTATGGTTGATGATGGTCATATATTGCAAACCCATGACTCTCGTTGGAGCTGTATCATCCAACTGCAAGACCGATTTCGTTTCTTACGTCTATCCAAGTCCTCTTGTTAA
- the LOC108830504 gene encoding F-box/LRR-repeat protein At3g60040-like — translation MTSNACEKEEAGSRDLISWLPEEVLGSILSLLPTKQAATTSVLAKKWRHVFRLVHNLDFNDYDHVLPPEEEEGGRKWDLIRESFRKFVDALQCASRIKIFSLKCHFREESEMAHVNSWICNAVERGVLEMSLDLWTVCVVVLPCELVTSKTLVKLTLGSHIDLGNIPPGVSLPALKSLFIDTILFSFGDLCNVLLPGCPVLEELSVRHVNYEGISYCISSRSIKKLTVYYNFETWITEMPGMSFDAPNLVSLDYSDYALEEYPQVNLESLVEARLNIKYSKLIKWPDMSGLINGISNVRALHLTPASTNVISRCVKHGLSLPVFKNLFGLSFWGDNKRCWKLLPCM, via the exons ATGACTAGTAATGCATGCGAGAAAGAAGAGGCTGGCTCGAGAGATTTAATCAGCTGGCTTCCTGAAGAGGTTCTAGGCAGCATCTTGTCCTTACTACCGACAAAACAAGCCGCAACAACATCTGTACTTGCTAAAAAGTGGAGGCATGTGTTTAGATTAGTTCACAATCTTGATTTCAATGATTATGATCATGTGCTGCCaccggaagaggaagagggtgGAAGAAAGTGGGATCTGATCCGGGAGAGCTTCAGGAAATTTGTAGATGCTTTGCAATGCGCTTCTCGTATCAAGATATTCTCTCTAAAATGTCATTTTCGCGAGGAAAGCGAGATGGCTCACGTGAATAGCTGGATATGTAATGCCGTAGAGCGTGGTGTTTTGGAGATGAGCCTAGATTTATGGACTGTTTGTGTAGTCGTTCTGCCTTGTGAGCTCGTCACAAGCAAGACGCTGGTTAAGCTGACACTGGGATCACATATCGATCTTGGGAACATTCCTCCAGGTGTGTCTCTTCCAGCGCTCAAGAGTCTCTTCATCGACACCATCCTTTTCAGTTTTGGAGATCTGTGTAATGTGCTTCTTCCTGGTTGCCCAGTACTCGAGGAGCTGTCTGTACGTCACGTGAATTATGAAGGAATCTCATACTGCATATCCAGTAGGAGCATCAAGAAACTAACAGTTTACTACAACTTTGAGACTTGGATTACAGAGATGCCCGGCATGTCGTTTGACGCACCGAATCTTGTCTCCCTCGACTACTCAGATTATGCATTGGAAGAGTACCCACAAGTGAACTTGGAGTCCCTAGTCGAAGCTAGGCTGAAtattaaatattctaaattaaTCAAGTGGCCTGATATGTCTGGTCTCATTAATGGGATAAGCAACGTCCGCGCCCTACATCTCACTCCTGCTTCTACTAAT GTCATTTCTCGATGTGTTAAACACGGACTATCTCTACCGGTGTTCAAGAATCTGTTTGGCTTATCTTTTTGGGGTGACAACAAACGGTGCTGGAAACTGCTGCCTTGCATGTAA